A genomic stretch from Desulfurococcaceae archaeon MEX13E-LK6-19 includes:
- a CDS encoding beta-galactosidase trimerization domain-containing protein, translating into MDESSTPSKNWFEKPVRVLQFNIEDRHGTVVSSLSGRELVDLAKKIGANVLVIFARDPWGRAFYRGSSINPVHQKLRGDLVREAIEAGRRNGVKVVVMIGHTANKYMYRLHSDWAQVNYRGETILLEHVPYNEENYDPEWPQMCLNSPFIDFIEKEISEVMKLGVDGVFLDSFRYQPDLERACYCKWCQEKFMKEHGYEMPREPKWNDSRWRELWKWRYKVVVEKLKRLYEYTKKISPNTLFMYNSHPGGWAGRTNKVVEMARDYIDVVFAECSEADHQPPGFITEMVKLTKAMNGGKPVWASRNYFHLYRTVSSTTPLAIRQGLREAILGGGSPWLLVFSISYRQDPSVLEAAKKVFEEHKKLEEYLDGAEPLHHVGIIVSNNTRDFYGRDHPEDYVDEIRGFYYALVHNHIPVEFISEKDAANPMFLKKYRVLVLANTVCMSDKVLSNIREYVASGGRIIATYLASTCNEECIERYDFGLRDVLGVEEKGLLKQPWSYVIPGDKHPVFNNVDKKLILWGDMSYDFTGSRTARSIGWHVLVETIGDARVLATIGIPGGEWGYEYTLGRSPPPLGIETKGPAIVENKYGVGLSVYYSGQLGRHYWRTGLPEYMKLIVNTIKYLGGEPNVVVDAPETVAVEAFTQGNRVIVHLLNHTYNQRIMAIGIGRTKQPIPPYSSNEAVHPPREVVPVSNVVVKAKVKGGYEYRVYSPLTGKEYSYDFKNGYVVVKVESLGEYEVLVFEPKR; encoded by the coding sequence TTGGATGAAAGTAGTACTCCTAGCAAAAACTGGTTCGAGAAACCTGTGAGAGTTCTACAATTCAATATTGAGGATAGACATGGTACTGTAGTATCATCTTTATCGGGTAGAGAACTCGTTGATCTAGCTAAGAAGATAGGAGCTAATGTACTTGTTATTTTTGCTAGAGACCCATGGGGTAGAGCGTTCTATAGAGGAAGCAGTATTAATCCTGTACACCAGAAGCTTAGAGGAGATCTTGTTAGAGAAGCTATTGAAGCTGGGAGAAGAAATGGCGTCAAAGTAGTTGTTATGATAGGACATACAGCCAACAAATACATGTATAGACTCCATAGCGATTGGGCTCAAGTAAATTATCGTGGTGAAACCATTCTCCTCGAGCATGTACCATATAATGAGGAGAATTATGATCCCGAATGGCCGCAAATGTGCCTTAACTCTCCATTCATAGACTTTATTGAGAAGGAGATAAGTGAGGTCATGAAACTAGGTGTTGACGGAGTTTTCCTGGATAGCTTCAGGTACCAGCCAGATTTAGAGAGAGCCTGTTACTGTAAATGGTGCCAAGAAAAATTCATGAAAGAACACGGATATGAAATGCCACGTGAACCCAAATGGAATGATAGCCGTTGGCGGGAGCTTTGGAAATGGAGATACAAGGTTGTAGTCGAGAAGCTTAAGAGACTCTATGAGTATACCAAAAAGATCTCGCCAAACACCTTGTTCATGTATAATAGTCATCCAGGAGGATGGGCTGGTAGAACCAACAAGGTTGTCGAGATGGCTAGAGACTACATAGACGTCGTGTTCGCTGAATGCAGCGAAGCCGACCACCAGCCACCAGGATTCATCACAGAGATGGTAAAGTTAACGAAAGCAATGAACGGCGGTAAACCTGTTTGGGCTTCACGCAACTACTTCCACTTGTACAGAACAGTCTCTTCGACAACACCATTAGCTATAAGACAAGGACTCAGAGAAGCTATTCTAGGCGGCGGGTCTCCATGGCTTCTCGTATTCTCCATATCCTATAGACAAGACCCATCAGTTCTTGAGGCTGCTAAGAAAGTATTTGAGGAACACAAAAAACTCGAAGAATACCTCGATGGAGCTGAGCCTCTCCACCACGTTGGAATAATTGTGTCTAATAATACGAGAGATTTCTATGGACGCGATCACCCGGAGGACTATGTTGACGAGATTCGCGGCTTCTACTACGCTCTCGTACATAACCACATACCAGTAGAGTTTATCTCGGAGAAAGACGCTGCAAACCCCATGTTTTTGAAGAAGTATCGTGTACTAGTACTGGCCAACACTGTTTGTATGAGCGATAAAGTGTTATCAAATATAAGAGAGTATGTTGCAAGTGGAGGCAGGATTATTGCCACATACCTTGCTTCAACATGTAACGAAGAGTGTATTGAGAGATATGATTTCGGGTTACGCGACGTACTCGGCGTTGAAGAGAAGGGCTTGCTGAAACAACCATGGAGCTACGTGATCCCTGGAGACAAACATCCAGTATTCAATAATGTAGACAAGAAGCTCATCCTATGGGGTGATATGAGCTATGATTTCACTGGATCCAGAACTGCTAGGAGTATCGGATGGCATGTACTAGTTGAAACTATTGGTGATGCACGTGTACTAGCAACAATAGGTATTCCAGGCGGTGAATGGGGTTACGAGTATACTCTAGGTAGATCACCTCCACCACTAGGCATTGAGACCAAGGGTCCCGCTATTGTTGAGAACAAGTATGGTGTAGGGTTATCGGTCTACTATAGCGGTCAACTAGGCAGGCATTACTGGAGGACAGGGTTGCCGGAGTACATGAAGCTCATAGTTAATACTATTAAGTACCTTGGCGGCGAGCCAAATGTAGTCGTTGACGCACCTGAGACCGTGGCTGTAGAAGCGTTTACCCAGGGGAACAGAGTTATCGTGCACCTGCTTAACCACACATATAACCAGAGGATTATGGCAATAGGGATCGGGAGAACGAAACAACCGATACCACCATATAGTAGTAATGAAGCTGTCCATCCTCCACGTGAAGTAGTGCCCGTCTCGAACGTAGTCGTCAAAGCCAAGGTTAAGGGAGGATATGAATACAGGGTTTATAGTCCTCTTACAGGCAAGGAGTACAGTTACGATTTCAAGAATGGCTATGTTGTAGTTAAGGTCGAGTCTTTGGGTGAATACGAGGTACTCGTGTTTGAGCCCAAGAGATAA
- a CDS encoding ABC transporter ATP-binding protein yields the protein MVDVHLKGIVKKFGKTIAVNGIDLDVRDGEFIVFLGPSGCGKTTTLRIIAGLEKPDQGRVLFGDKDVTYLPPRLRNVSMVFQNYAIWPHMKVYDNIAFPLKIKKLPKDEIDRKVKWAAELLQISELLDRYPHQLSGGQRQRVAVARAIVVEPDVLLMDEPLSNLDALLRVKMRSEIKKLQRRIKVTTIYVTHDQVEAMTMGDRIAVMNAGKIMQVGTPSEIYLKPANIFVAGFVGTPQMNFIEATVEIKDSEVVLDTGDFRIKLDPKFAELLRNYSGKTVIMGIRPEHIYPQDAVPSRAKELAEAEGVVDFVEALGSDTIVHINTGSHIIVMKISGTYHANVGDRMKFMIDLDKLHVFDKNTEKAII from the coding sequence ATGGTAGACGTGCATCTAAAAGGTATCGTGAAAAAATTCGGTAAAACAATAGCTGTAAACGGTATAGACCTGGATGTACGTGATGGAGAATTCATAGTATTCCTAGGCCCAAGTGGGTGCGGTAAAACCACAACACTAAGAATCATAGCCGGTCTCGAGAAACCAGACCAAGGAAGAGTATTGTTCGGCGATAAAGACGTGACGTATCTGCCGCCGAGACTAAGGAATGTATCAATGGTTTTCCAGAACTATGCTATATGGCCCCACATGAAAGTATATGACAACATAGCGTTCCCACTGAAGATAAAGAAGCTTCCTAAAGACGAGATTGATAGGAAGGTTAAATGGGCTGCTGAGCTGCTCCAGATCTCTGAGCTTCTTGATAGATATCCACACCAGCTTAGTGGTGGTCAGAGACAACGTGTAGCTGTTGCCCGCGCGATAGTCGTAGAGCCAGATGTACTGTTGATGGATGAGCCTCTGAGTAACTTGGATGCACTACTACGTGTAAAAATGAGGAGTGAGATCAAGAAGCTACAGAGGAGGATCAAGGTAACAACGATCTATGTTACACACGACCAAGTAGAAGCAATGACTATGGGTGACCGCATAGCTGTTATGAATGCCGGGAAGATCATGCAAGTAGGGACTCCCAGCGAGATCTACTTGAAACCCGCGAACATCTTCGTAGCAGGGTTCGTTGGAACACCCCAAATGAACTTCATTGAAGCTACAGTAGAGATCAAGGATAGTGAAGTGGTTCTCGACACAGGTGATTTTAGGATAAAACTTGACCCCAAATTCGCTGAACTACTCAGGAACTACAGTGGTAAGACTGTTATAATGGGTATAAGGCCGGAGCATATCTATCCACAAGACGCCGTACCCAGTAGGGCAAAAGAGCTTGCTGAAGCAGAGGGAGTAGTAGATTTTGTTGAAGCACTAGGTTCTGATACAATAGTACATATCAATACAGGCAGCCACATCATAGTAATGAAGATTAGCGGTACCTACCATGCGAACGTAGGCGATAGAATGAAGTTCATGATCGATCTAGATAAACTGCATGTCTTCGATAAGAATACCGAGAAAGCAATAATATGA
- a CDS encoding ABC transporter substrate-binding protein: MSEALTKLQALIIAIIVIAAIGGGVAWYYMQQPKGVKIIWASTQLVPAQEQAFVKDTLLKEFTEETGIEVEFVPISYEDLATRLQSEEEAGKVTISVIGELHGGIDYFASQGWLEDLSKFGTLPDRTFPQVLEDYSRLHGIKAYIPWMTATYVMVVNKKAFDYLPEGLTEDDVIHGTSKWTYDALLAWAKKLYEETGGPKLGFPAGPNGLFVRFLHGYLYPAFTGAQVKNFNSDDAVALWEYLKNLWQYVHPSSTTWDAMADPLLKEEVWIAWDHTARIKDAIVQKPDQFVVVPVPAGPKGRGFILVIAGLAIPKGAPDQDAAWKLIEYLTRPETQVKVLENVGFFPTVKEASAKITSGPLKVLADGVNNQLNTPDALVALIPSLGAKGGDFKNVYITAFQRIVLNNEDIKTVLDELAPQLLSLFEETGAPLPPPDSMSG; this comes from the coding sequence ATGTCAGAAGCCTTAACTAAACTACAAGCCCTTATAATAGCGATCATAGTTATCGCCGCTATTGGAGGAGGAGTAGCCTGGTATTATATGCAACAACCAAAAGGTGTTAAGATCATCTGGGCATCCACACAGCTTGTTCCAGCTCAAGAGCAGGCATTCGTTAAGGATACATTGTTAAAGGAGTTTACAGAAGAGACAGGTATTGAAGTTGAGTTCGTTCCCATAAGCTATGAGGATCTGGCTACACGTCTCCAGTCAGAGGAGGAAGCTGGTAAAGTAACAATTAGTGTTATTGGAGAACTCCATGGTGGTATTGATTATTTCGCTTCTCAAGGATGGCTTGAAGACTTAAGTAAGTTTGGTACACTGCCAGATAGAACCTTCCCACAAGTACTCGAGGATTATAGTAGACTACATGGTATCAAAGCATACATACCATGGATGACTGCTACCTACGTAATGGTTGTAAACAAGAAGGCTTTCGACTACCTACCAGAGGGATTAACTGAAGACGATGTAATCCACGGTACCAGCAAGTGGACCTATGACGCACTACTTGCTTGGGCTAAGAAGCTATACGAGGAGACTGGTGGACCTAAACTAGGGTTCCCAGCAGGACCCAACGGCTTGTTCGTGAGATTCCTACACGGCTACCTATACCCAGCATTCACAGGCGCTCAAGTCAAGAACTTCAATAGCGATGATGCTGTTGCCCTCTGGGAGTACTTGAAGAACCTATGGCAATACGTGCACCCAAGCAGTACCACATGGGACGCTATGGCAGACCCATTATTGAAAGAAGAAGTATGGATTGCATGGGACCACACAGCTAGAATCAAAGACGCTATCGTACAGAAGCCCGATCAATTCGTAGTAGTGCCTGTACCAGCCGGCCCCAAGGGCAGAGGCTTCATCCTAGTAATAGCTGGTCTAGCAATACCTAAGGGTGCTCCAGACCAGGACGCTGCCTGGAAACTCATTGAATACCTGACAAGACCAGAGACTCAAGTCAAGGTACTAGAGAACGTAGGATTCTTCCCAACAGTCAAAGAGGCATCAGCAAAGATCACTAGCGGCCCATTAAAAGTACTAGCCGATGGTGTCAACAACCAGCTCAACACACCTGACGCCCTAGTAGCATTAATCCCAAGCCTTGGAGCCAAGGGCGGTGACTTCAAGAACGTCTACATAACAGCATTCCAGAGAATCGTACTCAACAACGAGGATATCAAAACAGTACTAGACGAACTAGCACCACAGCTCCTCAGCTTATTCGAAGAAACAGGTGCTCCTCTACCACCACCAGACTCGATGTCCGGTTAA
- a CDS encoding alpha-mannosidase: MKNRLEKLRVNTTLLKALAIANICEQDHVVDTTTGEILALPISKSPDTTLFTVKITIPRLNYKDYLDTLVYVKTNSDGIIYLDGKPYYGLDRFHRIFRIPYGTKEVTIELECHGLWGEKPRSCILEKIMFLQVNRDLLRLVYALEAFIDTASFLARINRRDAAYDLLYLAEYAVRNILSHIGLDPANITYLVDCVDEIWGIDYDLRKLVDGIYWYAVKNPGLLAATGFREINHSVVSHVSKKILDELYNELDRLSSVYGKQGIVYLFAHSHLDMAWLWDVDATRRKVFRTTLNVLRLMEEFRWLAFVQSSAFYYKLLEETSRETYQSVMKTYRKGKWIPVGGMWLEADVALPLGESIVRQFVYGQEFFRKKFGEPSWIAWLPDSFSYPSSLPQIMTKAGIKVLVTHKLEWNKENPFPYTTFYWIGCDGSKILVHVLKKTYGGGVNASKIYSLWRDYGEKDVYPKTLSVYGYCDGGGGPGYDDVAKLEVYSKAPVLPRIETHGLHEFFNEALNKSFPVWSGKELPVDVHHGVYTTGTLLKRLFRRLETTTRDLELLYSLKCILSSDDKCDPGFLDEYWLTILETMFHDVVTGVSRREVTEHYIERIKSLLAKADRTIERLIEEITDGDEGLVLFNTLSWNRVGYAEVLVPRGLKPRCPFQILEEDEEKTKILVEGNVPGIGYSVYALSNHYNQPELDTRSCARVYSIGDKIILENNYLELILGPNGFIESLTKKKHNREAINGPSNVVAVYSDYPGVWNAWDIDLDNLYNQLDKPRLVGRRVVEQGPLRVVVEYTYSVLDSIVKTRYVLYRGIPSLRIEYVIDWRNPGTLAKAWFKLKNSIDSIVLAVPYGSEFLSKESWFKEKLLHTLLYIPSQGLYIATDTPRGILFYNNMIGLSLVKHPLYPDPVSSTGSTNFTIEIGFADNYTEAYKRSRELLHNVIALIKKQGKEHSINTKSRILVSLDSKYTVLEALRILDRNKILARLFNTWRENDLARLVIDKWDISNIYETDLINRLEREITNSVSLGSFEVKTIVLLGK; this comes from the coding sequence TTGAAGAATAGATTAGAGAAACTGCGTGTAAACACTACTCTGTTGAAAGCACTAGCTATAGCAAATATATGCGAACAAGACCATGTTGTCGACACAACAACTGGAGAGATTCTTGCTTTACCCATTAGCAAGAGCCCGGATACAACATTATTTACCGTGAAGATAACTATCCCAAGACTTAACTATAAAGATTACTTGGATACACTTGTCTACGTAAAAACAAATAGTGATGGCATAATCTATCTCGACGGTAAACCCTATTATGGCCTCGATAGGTTCCATAGAATCTTCAGGATACCTTATGGAACCAAAGAGGTTACCATAGAGCTGGAGTGCCATGGCTTATGGGGTGAGAAACCCCGTAGTTGTATTCTCGAAAAGATAATGTTTCTTCAGGTAAACAGGGATCTCCTAAGACTCGTTTATGCATTAGAAGCCTTTATTGATACGGCTTCCTTTTTGGCTAGAATAAATAGGCGGGATGCTGCTTATGACCTGCTTTATCTAGCTGAGTATGCTGTTCGAAACATTTTGAGCCATATAGGTCTTGATCCCGCTAATATTACTTACCTAGTGGATTGTGTTGATGAGATCTGGGGTATTGACTATGACTTGAGGAAGCTTGTCGACGGTATATACTGGTATGCCGTGAAGAATCCTGGTCTACTTGCCGCAACAGGATTTAGGGAAATTAACCATAGTGTTGTCTCACATGTTTCAAAGAAAATACTTGATGAGCTCTATAATGAGCTGGATAGGCTATCCAGTGTTTATGGTAAACAAGGTATTGTATATCTGTTTGCACACTCACATCTCGATATGGCTTGGCTATGGGATGTTGATGCTACACGTAGGAAAGTGTTTAGGACAACACTTAATGTTCTTCGGCTTATGGAGGAGTTTAGGTGGCTTGCGTTTGTGCAGAGCAGTGCGTTTTACTACAAGTTACTTGAGGAGACTAGTAGAGAGACTTACCAGAGTGTTATGAAGACGTACAGAAAAGGTAAATGGATTCCCGTTGGTGGTATGTGGCTTGAAGCTGATGTAGCCCTCCCGTTGGGCGAGAGTATTGTCAGGCAATTTGTTTATGGACAAGAGTTCTTCAGGAAGAAATTCGGGGAGCCATCGTGGATTGCATGGCTTCCAGACTCTTTTAGCTATCCATCCAGCCTACCACAGATCATGACTAAAGCCGGGATCAAGGTTCTTGTGACACATAAGCTTGAATGGAATAAGGAGAACCCCTTCCCCTACACTACTTTCTACTGGATTGGATGCGATGGTTCAAAGATTCTTGTCCACGTATTAAAGAAAACTTACGGCGGCGGAGTCAATGCATCGAAGATCTATAGCCTATGGAGAGACTACGGGGAAAAGGATGTCTATCCAAAGACTCTCTCTGTATACGGGTACTGTGATGGTGGCGGAGGTCCCGGTTACGATGATGTAGCCAAGCTTGAGGTCTATTCTAAAGCACCTGTTTTACCCAGGATAGAGACCCATGGGCTTCACGAGTTCTTCAATGAAGCGCTCAACAAGAGTTTCCCTGTATGGAGTGGGAAAGAACTGCCTGTGGACGTGCATCATGGCGTTTATACTACTGGTACTTTGTTGAAGAGATTGTTCCGTAGACTAGAGACCACTACTAGAGATCTCGAGTTACTTTACAGTCTTAAATGTATACTTAGTAGTGACGATAAATGCGACCCTGGCTTCCTTGATGAGTACTGGCTTACTATCCTAGAAACAATGTTCCATGATGTTGTCACGGGTGTATCTCGCAGAGAGGTAACAGAGCATTATATCGAGAGGATCAAGAGTCTACTGGCTAAGGCTGATAGGACTATAGAGAGACTTATCGAGGAAATAACTGATGGTGATGAAGGACTCGTTTTATTCAACACGTTATCGTGGAACAGAGTGGGTTATGCCGAGGTATTGGTTCCCCGTGGATTAAAGCCCCGCTGTCCATTCCAGATCTTGGAGGAAGATGAAGAGAAGACGAAGATTCTTGTTGAAGGAAATGTACCCGGTATTGGTTATAGTGTTTATGCTCTCAGCAACCACTATAATCAACCAGAGCTGGATACGCGTTCTTGTGCACGGGTCTATAGTATAGGTGACAAGATTATTCTCGAGAACAATTATCTCGAGCTAATACTTGGCCCCAACGGGTTCATTGAGTCTCTTACTAAAAAGAAACACAATAGAGAAGCTATTAATGGGCCTAGTAATGTTGTCGCAGTATACTCTGATTACCCGGGTGTTTGGAATGCATGGGATATCGATCTAGATAACCTCTATAACCAACTCGATAAACCCCGGCTTGTAGGAAGACGTGTTGTTGAACAAGGTCCTCTCCGTGTTGTCGTCGAGTATACTTATAGTGTTCTTGACTCCATAGTGAAAACAAGGTATGTTCTCTACCGTGGCATACCGAGTCTCCGTATAGAGTACGTTATAGATTGGAGGAACCCAGGGACATTGGCTAAAGCATGGTTCAAATTGAAGAACAGCATAGATAGTATCGTCTTGGCTGTACCCTATGGTTCAGAGTTCTTGTCCAAAGAATCTTGGTTCAAAGAGAAACTACTTCATACGCTTCTCTATATTCCATCACAGGGTCTCTACATAGCTACTGATACTCCGCGAGGAATACTCTTCTACAATAACATGATAGGTTTGTCGCTTGTTAAACACCCATTGTACCCTGACCCCGTGTCGAGTACTGGCTCTACGAACTTCACTATAGAGATAGGGTTTGCAGACAACTATACTGAAGCCTATAAGAGATCGCGTGAGCTACTACACAATGTAATAGCGCTCATAAAGAAACAAGGTAAGGAACATAGTATTAATACAAAGTCTAGAATCCTCGTATCACTAGACTCTAAGTACACGGTGTTAGAGGCTTTGAGGATACTGGACAGAAACAAGATTCTAGCTCGTCTCTTCAATACATGGCGCGAAAACGATCTTGCCAGACTCGTTATCGATAAGTGGGATATAAGCAATATCTATGAGACAGACTTGATTAATAGACTTGAAAGAGAAATTACTAACTCTGTCAGCCTGGGTTCCTTTGAGGTTAAAACAATAGTACTTCTTGGTAAGTAA
- a CDS encoding carbohydrate ABC transporter permease, with protein MMPHEEYSIVRYYLNKIVIAGLVTIAILWVITPFVIAIAYAFTDPDQYYSISVVFPTSFTADHVKMLLALGADKAIMNSIIVAVLTIIFSFALGLPAGYAFARYTFKGKDSLKLFIIGLRMFPIMVIAVPLVTLYLRLGLNDTLLGVALAHTSMALPFVILITSSIIAGIPKELEEAAMVFGLDRKGAFIHVTMPLALPGLTAAAIFTFLMSWNEVFIASVLTLTNRTLTAFILNTAMAAVDFIKFAGAFIIIFPAMIFVFIARRYLISMWGITLR; from the coding sequence ATGATGCCCCATGAAGAGTATTCTATAGTTAGATATTACCTTAACAAAATAGTTATCGCAGGACTTGTAACCATAGCTATCTTATGGGTAATAACACCATTTGTCATAGCGATAGCTTATGCTTTCACCGACCCTGATCAATACTATAGTATTAGTGTAGTGTTTCCAACATCTTTTACAGCTGACCACGTTAAGATGCTGCTTGCACTAGGTGCCGACAAGGCTATCATGAACAGCATTATAGTGGCCGTACTAACGATCATATTTAGTTTCGCGTTGGGCTTACCTGCAGGTTATGCTTTCGCCAGGTATACGTTCAAAGGCAAGGATTCATTAAAACTATTCATTATAGGACTTAGAATGTTCCCAATAATGGTGATAGCTGTACCACTCGTAACACTGTACCTTAGACTAGGTCTCAACGACACCCTACTGGGTGTAGCACTAGCCCATACATCAATGGCACTGCCCTTCGTGATACTGATCACGTCAAGTATTATAGCTGGTATACCAAAAGAGCTAGAGGAGGCGGCTATGGTTTTTGGTCTTGATAGAAAAGGAGCATTCATTCATGTCACCATGCCGCTGGCTCTACCGGGGCTAACAGCTGCAGCAATATTCACCTTCCTGATGTCATGGAACGAGGTCTTCATAGCATCCGTGCTGACTCTGACAAACAGGACCCTAACAGCGTTCATACTAAATACCGCGATGGCTGCAGTCGACTTCATAAAATTCGCTGGAGCATTCATCATAATCTTCCCGGCTATGATCTTCGTGTTCATAGCTAGAAGATACCTCATATCCATGTGGGGTATTACCCTGAGGTGA
- a CDS encoding sugar ABC transporter permease, with amino-acid sequence MTKLLNKPSLFEKYTPYLLILPALTYLLFFIGIPIAQAIYLAFTEKGAFSTENLDYLLNSPFSMFKEALKYTFLLAITIIPIQVAIALGLAMLFNIKFPGRNAALYLVILPLTISDVAAGLIWYSMLSSYGFLNKLLINMGLISQPIYFFGYQYRNMEFLAIVLTEVWRATAIVFVILFAGLQMISQEHIEAAEVFGANVWQRLRYIVFPMLLPSLQAALIIRTLFALQIFGVVWILAGRDIPVLAGEAYYEQVFLKHTGVAAIYALIIAGISVAVGALYIKLFKAKYLEAGT; translated from the coding sequence ATGACTAAACTTTTGAATAAACCCTCGTTATTTGAAAAATACACACCATACCTGCTGATACTGCCAGCTCTTACTTACTTATTGTTCTTCATAGGCATACCAATAGCTCAAGCAATATACCTAGCATTCACTGAGAAAGGTGCTTTCTCTACAGAAAACCTAGACTACCTCCTCAATAGCCCGTTTTCCATGTTTAAAGAGGCGCTGAAGTATACTTTCCTACTAGCAATAACAATAATTCCTATACAAGTAGCTATAGCACTAGGTCTTGCAATGCTATTTAACATCAAGTTCCCTGGAAGAAACGCCGCCCTATACTTAGTGATACTACCATTGACGATAAGTGATGTTGCAGCCGGCTTGATATGGTACTCCATGCTATCAAGCTATGGCTTCCTCAACAAACTACTCATAAACATGGGGCTTATAAGCCAGCCCATATACTTCTTTGGCTACCAGTACCGTAACATGGAGTTCCTAGCTATAGTACTGACAGAAGTGTGGAGAGCAACAGCCATAGTATTCGTCATATTGTTCGCTGGACTCCAGATGATTAGCCAGGAACACATCGAAGCAGCAGAAGTCTTTGGCGCTAATGTCTGGCAGCGTCTACGCTACATAGTCTTCCCAATGCTCCTACCAAGTCTACAAGCAGCCCTAATAATCAGAACCCTCTTTGCACTACAGATCTTTGGTGTTGTATGGATCCTTGCTGGTAGAGATATCCCGGTACTAGCCGGTGAGGCATACTACGAGCAAGTCTTCTTGAAACATACTGGTGTAGCCGCGATCTACGCGTTAATAATAGCTGGTATATCCGTGGCTGTTGGCGCTCTCTACATAAAATTGTTTAAAGCAAAGTACCTGGAGGCTGGTACATGA